AAGAACCTTGCCTCTGTTATTCATCAACCTCGGCGGAGAAATGTTGTACATCTTAGACCAGCGGCTTCGAGCTCAAAACATCCCAGCCGACAAAGCTAAGAAAGGTAGCTAGCCCAGCAAGATCACAACACAAATTACTGGATGCATTGAAGCTAGCAGGTTATCCTGCCACGAAACAGGTTGATAAAAAATGactgtgataaaaatgttgtaGCTTTTTGCTGAAATCGGCTTCAATTAAACACGGGTGACTTGTTTTGTAATTTCAAATCGTTTTTATTATCTTCTCAATGACAATTATAAATAAAACGCTCCATGGGGGTAGGAAATGTAACCTGTCATGGCGTTTTCTTTCACAATTCTGGGAGAAAATGGGATTTGGAGCTGGTGACCGATCATATTTTGCAATTCCATTTATCAATGAGCTTTCAACCAATTGTTCCATCTATGTATGTCCCTTTGGTTTATGGCGTTTCTACAATAGCCTCCTGGATAGACACCAACCGAAAAAGAGGTATTCTCAGAGTTTATCACTCCGGCCTAGAGAAAATTAGCAGAAAAACAGGTTCTTGCAGAATAATTGTGTGCTTTGGCTCTTTCTTGGTATATCATATCAGTACATGGCTTACAAACCTGGTTTATCCACCTTGTTTCTTATCCTTTAGACTACGACATGCTCTATCATACTGCTGCTTCCTAAAAAAGAGCACGCATAAAGAAAGCTTCATATATTTATACAAGCTAGGATGCTCCTGGGCTTAAATAAGGTGAATTTGATAAAACTTATTGAAACGTGGTCCTTTACCTTTGTAGTTATGAATGACATCATTACCACCATGTTCAACAAAAAGTTCCTTGAAGAGCTTTTCAAGCCCCAGGAGCTCTATTCTAAGAAGGCGCTGCGGACTGTGTTTGACCGGCTGGCCCACGCCTCCATCATGCGACTCAATCAAGCCAGCATGGACAAGGTGAGTTCATCCTGCATTCTATAGAGAAACAGAACCTTTAAAATGTAAACCTTATTTAGTTCACTTTTACATTAATTTGACTTTAAAATTGGCtttgcttcatcttcatctgcttATTCAGGACTTGGTCAAAGAGGCACCAGTTATGCTGACTGATATCCTCTTAGTGGGGGAAAAGGGCTTAGATCGAAACTAGATCCACTTCACTTCTATAAAACAAGTAGTTCGATAAGTTGTGTTTTGTAACAGTGTTAAAAGAACACGACCAGTTTTGCCGACCGCAGTGTTGCAGTTTGAAGCCAGGCATGCCTGTCTCTCATTACAGCTCTATGACTTGATGACCATGGCGTTCAAGTATCAGGTGCTTCTCTGTCCCCGACCGAAGGACATTCTCCTCGTCTCATTCAACCACATGGATGCAATCAGAGACTTTGTCAAAGACACTCCCGCCATTCTCAACCAGGTCGATGAGACGTACCAACAGCTCATAGAGGTGGGTTCCATGAAGTGGAAAGGTGTTACTGCGTCCTCAGACAGACTGGTCCACAGGCCCTACTGCAGGCTGATCTGAACTGAGGATTAATCAaacagaaatgtcttttttatctCACGCATACATCTTAAACAGTGGTTACTTGGTTACTAAAAGAGGTTACTTTAGTCTAGATACACAAGAGTGGACAAACCCCTGTACAGGACAGACAATGTCAGTCCGATTTCTGCATTATCGTCTGATCTGATTGGGTTTCCAGATGTATGCACCCATGACAAGCGGGGACTTTCAGTTGATTAGACAAACTCTCCTCATCTTCTTTCAGGACATGCATATCAGGGTGAGttctcttccatccatcctgttCATACGGTTGTTTCTCCTTGCATTTTCCTCAGAGActtgtctgtttttttgtctACCAGGTGTCCATTTTCCTGAAGGACAAAGTTCAGAACTCCAATGGTCGCTTTGTGCTTCCAACTAGTGGTCCTGTGCCCTTTGGTACCCAAGTTCCTGGTACGATAAGGTAGCATATTAGAGTACCTTTACTTTTACACCAAAACAGTCCACCAGCGATTCTATGAAACAAGTTGTTTGGGTCATAAACTGTACCTTTTGTcttcctgacctttgacctttgtcaTTGTCCATGTCCTGTAATCTGACTGTAAGATTAGCTGATCTGTCCTCACCTAATTGCATTAAAGTGCCAGCGTTTCCATTCTAAATTTAGGTGTCCGTAGCTTTAGTTTGGAAGAAACAGTACCAGGTTCTGTTTTGGATCGACATATATTTAAGACATTTATAAAATAGACatgttatttatatattttttatcaatAATTAATCAACATTTCTTCATAAGAAGCCCTACTGGAAACAGTCCCACTGTCTATTTCTGTGTATTCCACTGTTCACTGTTGCTGCAGGACAGTTAAAGGATTGTTGGCCAAAGAATGAGTTCTATTTCGGAGGGATATAAAAAGTAAGCTAGTTTATCCTTCGCTTGTGATTTTTCATGCGCTGATTCCAGGTTGTTTAGTTGCTCTGGTGAAGAAGTGAGCAGACTGCAGTTCAGTAATGGAGGGAACTATTCTGTTGCTCTCCGGGAAGGTTCTTTTGAGATATTTGGAGACCGGGTCACCAAATTAGGCACAAACATGTGAGTTCAAATATAATGTGTTTCGGTTTATATAAATAACCTTGCAAAGACATATAAagtctgtgtttttttcctgtaatAGTCGTAATTCACTGATTCCATTCAATctcatattttaaaataatggtcTGTGTACAGAACTAAGTTGATCTATGCTGATTTTGACATTCTCAAAGGTGCTGCCTGGACAAACGTGgtgctttgttttattctgtcTCTCAGGTACAGTGTGAGCCGCCCAGTGGAAACTCATATGTCAGGAACGACTAAAACTTCTGCTCAGCACACCAAGGTCAACACTGCTCCGAACCCTTTGGCCAAAGAGGAGTTGAACCTGTTGGCCAGGCTAATGGGAGGGTTAGAAGTTCAGAAACTGGGAAACGCAGACACCGACTTCCGACTCAACCTCTTTGCCAACGACAAGGAAGAAGAGTAAATAAtcctgtttctttgtgttttaggAAGCTGTATCGTCCGCAGGCACAAGCGCGTTTGTTAAATCAAACTATTGAAGTAACGGACAATTTCAAATGTGACTCTTTATCACAGAGAGGCATTATTATTGAGACCGGATGAGCTGTCATACGGAGTCATAAAGATTCAAGCAACAAAGGTAAAGTTTTTCCATCATCCTTACATGGTTGCTATTGTGCATTTGTGCacattttacttgttttaatAATGGAATTGAGGGCTTTTTGATTTTGTCTTGTAGGACCAACAGGCCAGCGCTGAGCTTGCTAAAATCATGGGAGAGTTTACAGAGTCTGGGGATCAACCAGCCAGTGCCTGCAGCAAAGGAGATGACCTTCTGGCCATGATGGATGGTCTGTGACGTGGTTATCCCAGCAGAAAGGTCCCAGGAATCTGTTGTGCAGTACCAGCCAGGTATGCGACAGCGGCGGGCCACAaaccctccctctctgctgatATTGATAATTGTTACTCAGCTATCAGATGGCAAACTGTAACCTTTAGAAGGAATTTGGCGAGCCGAGGTGTGAGCCACAATGCACAGTAATAGCATGTTTTCTGCATCATGCCAGGACGTCAGTGTGTCGAACATTGTGTGTTGTAATAGCAAAGTATTTGTTAAACTCCATATCGCTTAAACAGGCTGACAACACACATTCCCATGTCTTAAAAGTCAAATCCCAGAACCTCAGTCCATTGTCCCAGgattatttctgtattttaatgGGACAGCTATTAAATTTTACTGTGGCAGAATTGAATGAAATCCCAAGTGCTCTTTCTAAAGCGATTTCTCCAACTATTATTTTGCTCAGTGCTAAATCTTTATCACAATTTTGAAGTAATGTATGATAATGAAAACCAACTAGTAAGACATTTTCAGCCTGGGAATGTGCAAATTGTTAAGGATATTACTATAATGTAAATGGCTGTGATTATATGCATCCTTAAATATGTTTATTGTATTCCttgttttaatgaaaatatAGTATATGTGTATAGGATTGTGCTTAATGTGGCTGTTTAATACAGAAAATGTAGAATTTTGTAATAAATATTTTTCTAAAATATATACGTTATTTTGatgtgtttaaagtttaaacctTTATCACCGGCGTACGTTGTGACGTAATGGTGTCTTAATGGCGGGAAACTGCCTAATTATTGTAGTGCAGACATTTAACGACAGGGGGCGGTGTTTGACTTGTTATAAGAACTTGTTATGTCCGGTCGACAGCTGACTATTTTCCCCTTAATGGTCCGAACAATTACACAACCAACGACGTTGTCTTCAGAAAATACACAGCATAACAAGCATaccaaaacacaattttaatAGATTTGCTATGAGGTTGTAGAATTTCTCACAgagaattattatattattCTACCATATGTTCAATGTGTTCCATAATTAGACTTACATTATGGTGGAGGGCCAGCTGCTCTGGGTATATTTTTGTGCATCTCTGACTGCAGATGACTCGATGTGAGTCTATGTTGGAACAGTCTGCACTCccctggttaaaaaaataacccaaaacaaaacagtgacacacacacataaacatggTGCATACCAGGCAGGAAAAACATGCTGAGACATTTCTCTGAATTGATCTGGGTGGAACAGCAGTCTAGTGAGGTCATTTCAATAATCATGTCAaagcagagacaggaaacactACCACAGGGGTATTATCTGCAAAAGAAGGCAGACCTACCTGGCCGTTGGCTTGCATTGTTCATCACAGTCATCAAACTTCAGCAAATCAGTATGTAAAAAACAATTCAAAATTCTAAAACTATACATGTATTATCCGGCTGCAAGCAACAATAGCAGTATAATTGTAACTGAAAAGCAATGAATGTTATATTTGCAACAGTGGGGAAATTTACAAAGATACTCGCAACACTGTCAGGTGAAAAACACGTTTAGTTTTCTTAACCTTCCCTCAAAACTCGATCATATTTCTTTCACATACTCTGCAGTTCTCCTTATAATTCAGTTTCATCTTTGATGGATGTGGGTGGTTGAACCTCATGCACTTGGGTCATATGCTCTGCTGAGTTAAGGCAGTAGGACCAGACAGACTCAGAAATGGTTCTGCCATTTAGGTtgccctctctgtctgtcaaaCACGCCCACAGGTTTGAAAGTGGAAGCTGTGGGTGGTATTTCAATCAATGACTCTAAAGCACCATTGTTGGTCTTTGCAAAATGTCAAAACCTTGCAAACGAATGGGATTATTGAAGGATATCTTGTCATGAATGATTATTTAAAACGAATACCTGTGTTGTTTTAGAAGAATCTGATTTATAAATGCATTCTAGAGCTTCTTTGCAACTTTACACCCCAGAATCAAATGTCTAGGTATGAAGCTGCAATAACAAAAAGAGTCAATCATTGATTTTAATCCAAACTAAATCCTATTTGTGGTTCATATTTATTCACTGACGCTATAACTCCCGGCTTTTACTTTCAGACCATGACCGTAAACGCTTCTCGTGATCAAAGAATAAAAAGTGTTCTCTAAATTTTAttatgttaaaagaaaaaaaaccaacacttGACTGCTTCTGATATTTCCCGTCAGACAACTATGACGTAATGTGTTTCAGTTTGCCATATTCATTATGCAGAGAATTTCATCATCGGTGCGCAACCATTTACCAGGACATGCCAGCGGCCGCTGCCATTGGCTCGCTGCGGCTGTCAATCAAATAAGTATGTGCGTCATTTCCGTTGTCAGGTGGCGTTGTCGCTGTGGAAAGATGCGATCAGCAAAGAGCGGAGGCTTTTCCTCTATTGCTCATTTCTGTAACAGAGGTTAAACAACCCTAAACCAGCCATCTGCGGTCTCGCCTCTTGGCACAAGAAGCTTTGGCTCTCCACCATAGCTTTTACCTGAGAAATGTCGACGCTGTAAGCTGAAAACGCAGAAATTACCCGGCAATTTGGCTCGAGGTAAGCGAGGTAGCGACTacgctgctgtgtgttttccaggcGAAGCTAGCCAGCTGTAACATTACTTTGTTTAAATGGCCTCCCGGCTGCCCGTCTCCTACGGCTTCGTTACAGCTAACGTCGCCGGCAACGCTGTTTGAAAGCCGTCGTGTTGACAGAAAACACTTGGGGAAGGAAGCGGCACCGTAGCTAGCGGCTGCTTTGTTTAGTTGGCACTTAACGCACAACTCCGCGTTGCGGCGGGTCCCCTTTTTCTTGTGCGCGGACAATCATCGCGTTTTGACGCTCTACGTTGGTACACGCATTCAGTGTTTGCTTTATGTTACGGAGATGTGTAGGGGACGTGAGCTTTTGTGTGTTGCTGGAGCCCGTGTGGTGTTTTCGACTCACGCCGTGCAGGGATCGGGCAGCCGCGGCTGCGGACACCTGACGACCGGAGCCGTGAGCTGGTTCTCAAGTGCGTTTACGTTAGTTCTAGTTAACACGCTTTTTTATGACACCAATCATTGGTTCCTAAAATTGGGACTGCAGAATGGCATGGAATAATAGTctggcatgttttttttttcgtgATATCCGATCCGATGTTTACGAATCGGCGTTGTCATTGCAACAGTTTCGGTGATCACATGCTCGGCTCTTGTCTGGTGCAGGGCTGATTTACGAACAACCTTTGACTTGCTGtgcccccaccctcctcccgaCTTTTGATCTGCATCTGTCTCCCGTGGCATGATGGCGGAAGTTGTGCTGGCATGCACCGATGGTCTTAATGCGCCCTGGCTGTCTCCTTGTCCCTTGCACGTCTTCAGAGACCGTCCCCGCTACCTTCAAgtcaggtccccccccccccccccccacgcagcGAGACATGAGGCAGAGTCACCGTGGGTAGATCTCGATATACCTTGTTTTGTTCTGATCCTATTTAAGGGTTGCTCATATTTTCGTGGGCACCAGCCGCGCACGTCTCTCCACTTTGCGCGATATGATTCACAGGCAGTATCTTTTCTCTGTGGTACAGTCAGAGGCGTTATTCTTGCCAGATCACTTGTGAAGATGATAGCTGACTGCTGTCATTGCCCTTGATGTCATGTAGGTCAGCATGCATTAGCTGGCTGCCTCGACCTTTGCCTTTTATGACCACCCTCTATTCAATTATTTGCAAGGATTTGCAACATGCTCCAATCTCTGATCTCATTCCCTCCATATCAAtaattaatatttacattttctcttTAAAGCAAATGGACTTATATCGAGGGCTCCCCACCGCCACCACTTAAACCGCCGTAGCCTTCTGTATCTATAGGTGCTCTGGGGTTTGTAGCGGGGAGTTTTTCTGTGCTGGTGAGTTTCGGCTTCACAGTGTAAAATTAAGTGGTGCAAAAAGCTCATTTCAGTATCAAAAATTCGGCATTGGACTGCCACAAATTCTACTCAAACATAAGCCAGGATTTTGCAcacatacatttatatatttacagtatatatgtaaTATTAAACTTGCTGCAAGGgtgacccacacaaacacagtgtaGCTAATTACACCAGCATAATCATTTCACCTAAAGGCAGAAAAGAATTACGGGCAGAATGCTGAACGTCGACTCCGGTAATTGAGACAGTTACAGTTGGCGGTGTGACTTTGTGTCCCAGAATGTTGTCAGAAAACCTCAGCTCACCAGACGCGGTGGCTCATGGCGAGTAGAAATAGAGCCGGACGGGGGGAGAAACATGATGACACTGTCTGGTATCACAGAATCGCCCTCACAGAATAACCCTCACAGAACGGACAGATCTTCCGAGCATGTAACTAAGCGCCAGCCCAGGAATGCCAGATAGCGAGAGGCACATGCTTAGCCTGAACCTGGAAGATGGCGTTTTTGATCATAAATACGCTCGTTCTTCACACAAATACTTATGTGCCGTTTCCTTAATGATCAAGTTACCTTTCCTGCCCACCTTAGTGAGgatatgtgtgtatgtttgtcaCAAGAAAAGGACCATTTCCCCGTGTCATCATGCATGCGTAGCGTATATCGGCCAATGTCCACTGGAAACGGCGTGCAGCAGGCTGAGTCACTCCTCTCAGTTCATGGCTTTACTTCCCTGTTCCAGGAAACAGATGGAGTTTCATCACACTGGAAGTCTGGAACTCTGAATCGGTAAACAAAGCATACCTCGTAGGTTCTGGATTCTGGGCGGCGTTTAAAGTCAGTTTTACTACAAGCGGTGTGTCAGAGTGTGTCACTGTCATTCTCCGCTTTATTGTTCTAGTGCAAAGGCTTGGCATCTTTGGTTTAAAGGGCATGCGTGTTCGAACAAGGCGGAAACAGAGGAAGGTCTGTGCGGTTAAAGAGGCTGTCCAGATTTTGAGATAAAATGTGCAGATTAAGTGCGGCACGATTTTCTAAACCCTTATATACTGCCAGAGGAAAAGCTAAAACTGACTTTATTTCATTGCCAAGATGGCGCAGATGTGTTATAGCATTTTGTTAAAATGTAAGAACGTGTCTTTGGCatcaaatttaaatgaaaacgtCGACTACTTAAATTGCAGATTGGAGGACATTTGCATTGGCTGTTGGGATTGAATGTGAGGTGTCACCCTTGACACCAGCAGCCATTACTGTGGATGAGCTGTAATGGGCCCACATTCACACCGAGGTGTTGCTAAATGTGGAGGCGGTATATCTAAACAAGACGAGGAGGAGCTGCCCTAAAATTTACCTCCTTTGGCTTCTGTTCACTAATCAGTTCCCTCTTAACATACCAGTAAACAGCGGTGAAGCTCTCcgcatttgtttttgtttaaacagCTGATCTTAAATCACAGATTACCGatggtagatttttttttctcttgtagGTGTCAGGGAATGTTTATTCCGTATACTAATCCTATGTTTTTCCACCAGTCCTGCAGTATGTCCAAGAGACGTCTATCGGAGAGAGGGTCTGGAGAAACATCGGGCAGGGCTAGCAGGCAGTGTCCGGGGATATCTGGTAATAATGCCAAGAGAGCTGGACCCTTCATCCTCGGTAAGGAATGGGTTTTCTTTACCTCTTTTGTTTAAAACTGCCAGTAGAATCTGTCTTTTTAGCCCAAACGCATGCATATAGCAGACTTTTGGCAATGTTTCGCAAAGAAGAATGCAAGTTGAggggtgtgtgttcatgcctcGGTAAAGAATGTGAGGAATTCTTCTGGTCCCTATGATATTGAGCAGATAGGTCGGAGTTTGTATTAATGGACGGTCCTTCCCTTCATCTGTATTTTACCCTCTATTTTTCTAAATTTGGACGTATTTAAACTGCACAAGTCCTATAATTGTTTGCACTGCCGAGTGCCAAAGAAAACATCACACCAGGGGTGTTAATGGATCTGTGCATATGCTGACCCTTGAGTTTAAGAGCACACACTTTTGCCTTTTGGTCACGCAGCTGTCGCATTTCTTAACCTCGCAGGGCCTCGCCTGGGCAACTCACCAGTGCCCAGCATAGTGCAGTGTCTGGCCAGAAAGGATGGCACGGATGACTTTTACCAACTTAAAGTAAGTTCTTTTTCTTTATGTCTTTCTTAAAAGAAAAGCACCAGAACCAGACTGCCATGAAAACAGAGCCATAGCATTCAAAACAACATCGAATATTATTATTGGGATATTATTTACGTTACACAATGCAAATAATATCAAGTAAGTTGATTTAAAAAGCTTTCAGAGAACTACTGAGGATCCATCATGAATGTCTCAGCTTTTAAAGAAAGTAAATGtacagcagtgggggggggggtgcatatAACTCGATGTCTCCGGCTGCAGTGTCATTGTCATGTAAGTGATTTGAGGCTTTCTGGTGTTTGCGTTAGATCCTGACGCTGGAAGAACGTGTGGACTGTGCTGGAGAGACTCAGGAAGAGCGGCAGGGGAAGATGCTGCTGCATACAGAGTactccctcctttctctgctgCACAACCAGGATGGAGTGGTTCACCACCATGGTCTCTTCCAGGTACACAAGACCCCTTAATCTTTCAGCCACATGTGAcatcacttgttttttttgtcttgctgTTTATGTAGAATTCTTTAGCTACGGACCTGACATATGGGAATTGCCAGAATACCAGCACTTTCTTATCTCAGTCAAAGCCGTACTAAGCCAGCATTAGTCTAGGCAGCCTCGTGACCCTGCCAAAGGATAAagctggagatgatggatggattgatagTCTAGCCAGCTTCCTGAATTTTATCTATCGGGGCTTCAGCACAGAAAGAGGGGGGTGTTTTAAAAACCCAAGGTAGCTACACTCCAGTCTTATCCACTCCGAATAGCTACATACCAACACCCACCTTTTCCTTTTCAGTCCCCTACTTAGTGTTTATTGCACTTTGCTTCTTTCTTAGAATAGCAGTATTGAACCATTCGCTCTGGTTCAATGAGGCTTGCATATTGATTAGATTATTGTAGAGCACCCCTGTTTG
The DNA window shown above is from Takifugu flavidus isolate HTHZ2018 chromosome 10, ASM371156v2, whole genome shotgun sequence and carries:
- the oscp1b gene encoding protein OSCP1, with amino-acid sequence MSSRTLPLLFINLGGEMLYILDQRLRAQNIPADKAKKVMNDIITTMFNKKFLEELFKPQELYSKKALRTVFDRLAHASIMRLNQASMDKLYDLMTMAFKYQVLLCPRPKDILLVSFNHMDAIRDFVKDTPAILNQVDETYQQLIEMYAPMTSGDFQLIRQTLLIFFQDMHIRVSIFLKDKVQNSNGRFVLPTSGPVPFGTQVPGTIRLFSCSGEEVSRLQFSNGGNYSVALREGSFEIFGDRVTKLGTNMYSVSRPVETHMSGTTKTSAQHTKVNTAPNPLAKEELNLLARLMGGLEVQKLGNADTDFRLNLFANDKEEEEALLLRPDELSYGVIKIQATKDQQASAELAKIMGEFTESGDQPASACSKGDDLLAMMDGL